The Spirochaetota bacterium genomic interval TTATGTCAGGATCACCCCATTCAGGTGGGAATCCACCTCCAAACTGGAGCATAATTATATATGGAAAAATATCATGATATAAAAATCCACACAAACCTCCGCTGCTATGACCGCTTAGCTCAATTTGATCACCTACCTTATGACCAGCGCTACAGTGCCCCTTCACTTCCATTATTGTACCAATGATCCGATATCCTAACCTCTCTTCACCCATTTTATCCTCCTCTTAAATAAAGAATAGGCAATGGACATAAATGACCTTTTTCTCAAGGCTACAAGCTTATTTGATATACATCAAATATGATAAATTATATCAGTCAAGTACTATTATCAATTATATCATCTATACGAAATCCTTTTTCATGCTTTCCTGCTCCAGTTATGAATAATTTACGATGCAGAGGAGTTAATGTCATTAACTCACATAATTATCGAGTAAAATCAATCCCTTTCATATCTTTGTAGGCCCAGGGATATACATTTATTTATTTATATTGACTCCTGCCATCCCTTATTCCTATCATCTTATTATACGAATAATAGGATGACTGATTATAATTCTTGTGCAAAGAAAAACACATTAGAAGAACAAATATTTTATCTTAAAGTTTTGCTTTAATCCCCTTAATTGCTGACCAAAGACTATGAACAAACCCTTTTCACAATCTTGCGAAAACAATAAGACACCCATTCTGAATGTACTCTCCAGATATCTCACTCAACCCGCAACTCTTCTGGAAGTGGGTAGCGGAACAGGTCAGCATGGCGTTCATATGGCCAACCACTTACCTCACATCACCTGGCAAACCAGCGACATCGATGAAAACCTTGCAGGCATCGATCTTTGGCGCAGGGAATTCCAGCTTGACAACTTACTTAAGCCGATATACTTCAATGTGTTGGAGCCAGAATCTGCACCCAGCATGCACGATCACCTCTTTTCAGCAAATACTCTACATATCATGAGTTGGCAAGCTGTGGAATCCTTCTTTAAAATTATCCCATCTCTGATGAGAAAGGGCGGATTGGCATTTTTCTAT includes:
- a CDS encoding TIGR04076 family protein, whose protein sequence is MGEERLGYRIIGTIMEVKGHCSAGHKVGDQIELSGHSSGGLCGFLYHDIFPYIIMLQFGGGFPPEWGDPDIINMECMDKMNLVKIELKRIKG
- a CDS encoding DUF938 domain-containing protein, with translation MNKPFSQSCENNKTPILNVLSRYLTQPATLLEVGSGTGQHGVHMANHLPHITWQTSDIDENLAGIDLWRREFQLDNLLKPIYFNVLEPESAPSMHDHLFSANTLHIMSWQAVESFFKIIPSLMRKGGLAFFYGPFKYHGEYTSPNNADFDLWLKECATHQGIRDFEAIEALAYNAGLILLEDVSMPVNNQTLVWKRG